A segment of the Holophagales bacterium genome:
CACGGAGGCAGGCTCACTCTGCGCTGCCTCCGCCGCTCCCAGCCCCACCCGGCAGGAGCCGGGCCGCCGGGTGCGTCGCCGTGTGGATCTCCTTGAGCTTCGTGATCGCCACGTGCGTGTAGATCTCGGTGGTCGTCAGCTTCACGTGCCCGAGGATGGCCTGGATCATCCGGACGTCCGCCCCGTTCTCGAGCATCAGCGTCGCCATGGCATGCCGGAAGAGGTGGCACGAGCCGGTCCGTGCGACGCCGGACGCCTTCACATATCGGCTGACGTAGAGGCTGAGCGTCTTCGGAGCGATCGGCTCCCCCTCGGCCGCGAGGAAGAGGAAGCCATGGTCCGGCTCGACGACGAAGTCGGGCCGGGCCTCGCGGACGTACTTCGCGATCCACGCCCCCGCCCTCTCCCCCACCGGGACGACCCGGTCCCGCCGCCCCTTGCCCTGCCTCACCGTGATCGTCCCGCGCTCCGTGTCGACGTCGTGGACCTTCAGCCCCGACAGCTCCGTGCGCCGGATCCCCGTCGAGTAGAAGGTCTCGAGAATCGCTCGGTCTCTGAGGCCCTGGGGCTTCCGGATGTCGGGTTGCGCCAGGATCGCCTCGGCTTCCGTAGCCGTAAGGACGTGCTTCGGCAGTCGCTTCTCCACCTTCGGCAGCTCGAGCTCGGAGGCGGGATTCGAGAGGAGGTGGTTCTCGCGAGCGAGCCACTTGAAGTACTGCTTGATGAAGCTCAGACGGTGGTGCTGCGTCGAGAGGGTCAGCGGGCTCCCGTCGGGCTTCTCCGTGTAGAAGAGCGTCCGCTGGTAGCGCTCGAGCATCGGCTTGGTGACGTCGCGGGGTTTCATCACGTCGCGCTCCTGGCACCAGACGACGAAGTCCGAGACGGACCACTCGGCCGACAGGACCGTCCTGGGCGAGTAGCCCCTGACCTTCATGTGCTCGAGATGGGCCTTCAGAAGGATGACGAAGCCGCGAGGGTCGGTGGTGTCGCGGAAGGCGAAGACCCGCTTCCTTCGGGCCGCCGCGCGCCGTCGGGCTGGGCTCGTCACGGCCGCTCTCCCCTGCCCACTGCGGGTCGGCTCACAGCCGGCCCGCTGCGCGGCGGAGGACGCGCTTCGGCTCAGGCAGCGGGTACGACGGGATTCCGAGCGTGGCTCCGAGGAGCGAGGTTTCGGCCTCTTCGTGCGAGAAACCGTTCAAGTGCGTATGGGGAGCGAGGTCCGGCTCGTCTTCCTCACCCCGACCGGCCCCCGACCCCCCCCCGACCGAGGGCCGACCGGGGGCCGACCGCTCGGCCGAAAACCCCGACCGCTCTCCGTCGTACTCGGCAAGGCCCGTGACATCGAGGAGGCCGGGGAGGAAGCGCGAGCCGTCCTTGCCCTCGCCCCTGTAGAGCAGTTCGTAGACGAAGCTCTGGCCCCGGCCTCCGCGGTGCAGGAGCAGGTACTCCAGCTCGGCCAGGCGCGCCATGTGGACCTTCAGCTGCGTGTCGCCCCAGCCGGTCGCCGCCCTCACGTCTCGCCGGCTGAAGCGCAGGTCCTCCCTCGCGACGCCGTGCTTCTCGCAGAGGGACGTGACTAGGTCGTCGAGGTGCACGAGGAGCCGCCGCGTCTGCGGCGGCAGCTCGTCGAGGCTCCGGCCGAGGACCTCCGAGGCAAGACGGTTGGCGAGGGCGACGTCGGAGACAGTCGCTTCGACGTACTCGACGACCTCGCCGTCGACCGTCAGGCTCTTCACCTCCCGCTGGTACTGGAAGAGGAGGGCGATGGCCTCGATGAGCTTGAGGTATTTGACGTGGTCGCGCCGCATGCGCGTCTTCTCGTCGAGGAAGGTCAGGCGCGAGGCGAAGGGGTTGTGGACGAGGAGCGGGCGCAGGAGCCGCTGGGCGTTGCGGTGGACCTTCAGCGCCTTAGGCTTCCGGCGTGAGGCGAGGATACCGTCGAGCGTCGAGGCCCGCCGCTGCAGCTCGTGGATGCGCCTCGTCTGCTCCCGGCTCTCGTCGACGGTCAGGACGAGGCAGCGGTTGAGGAGCTCCTCGTCGATCTCGATGGCCGTCGTCGTCAGGAAGATCATCACCGGCCCTTCGACGCGGTACTCCTGCGTGACGAGGCGTCCCGTCTGCGGGTCCTTGCCGGTGGAGGCGATG
Coding sequences within it:
- the xerC gene encoding site-specific tyrosine recombinase XerC; protein product: MTSPARRRAAARRKRVFAFRDTTDPRGFVILLKAHLEHMKVRGYSPRTVLSAEWSVSDFVVWCQERDVMKPRDVTKPMLERYQRTLFYTEKPDGSPLTLSTQHHRLSFIKQYFKWLARENHLLSNPASELELPKVEKRLPKHVLTATEAEAILAQPDIRKPQGLRDRAILETFYSTGIRRTELSGLKVHDVDTERGTITVRQGKGRRDRVVPVGERAGAWIAKYVREARPDFVVEPDHGFLFLAAEGEPIAPKTLSLYVSRYVKASGVARTGSCHLFRHAMATLMLENGADVRMIQAILGHVKLTTTEIYTHVAITKLKEIHTATHPAARLLPGGAGSGGGSAE